One region of Mesomycoplasma ovipneumoniae genomic DNA includes:
- a CDS encoding ABC transporter permease translates to MNQFPSIEKYIDQNLKPNPFLQPFSYQMWKLMVAQSKSFDRNYFGKPRNNFYEVFLRFSRSFSGVFGIVTIIFMLILAIIIPFTTGSPTELRPNMKNLNYFTQGFILGTDSQGRDVWAFLWHGLQFSLILSFIVALFDVALGTLFGTLMGNFDLFDKIFTFIIKIISNIPTILVIILMTLVLRPSFWVLVLSFSLTGWIGLANQVRAQIKRARNFTWVIASRVLGTPSYKILLNFVPVIIPLLITNIVFVIPGTILGETGLAFIGLSLPNVPTLGNAINSGIPIVTLYPRYVLIPSFFLILLTSSIQMIGNSVQDALRRQR, encoded by the coding sequence ATGAATCAATTTCCGTCAATTGAAAAATATATTGACCAAAACTTAAAACCTAATCCATTTTTGCAACCCTTTTCATACCAAATGTGAAAATTAATGGTTGCTCAGTCAAAAAGTTTTGATCGTAATTATTTTGGCAAGCCGCGTAATAATTTTTATGAGGTTTTTCTCAGATTTTCCCGTTCCTTTTCAGGTGTTTTTGGAATTGTTACTATTATTTTCATGCTAATTTTAGCGATTATTATTCCTTTTACAACCGGATCGCCAACTGAACTTCGACCTAATATGAAAAATTTAAACTATTTTACACAAGGATTTATTTTAGGTACTGATTCTCAAGGTCGTGATGTTTGGGCATTTTTATGACACGGATTGCAATTTTCATTAATTTTAAGTTTTATTGTTGCGCTTTTTGATGTTGCACTTGGAACTCTTTTTGGAACACTAATGGGTAATTTTGACCTTTTTGACAAAATTTTTACCTTTATTATTAAAATAATTTCAAATATACCGACAATTTTAGTAATTATTTTGATGACATTAGTTTTACGCCCGAGCTTTTGAGTTTTAGTTTTATCATTTTCACTTACTGGCTGAATCGGTCTTGCAAATCAAGTTCGTGCCCAAATAAAAAGAGCTAGAAACTTTACATGAGTAATTGCCTCACGTGTTTTAGGGACTCCTTCTTACAAAATTCTCCTTAATTTTGTGCCAGTAATTATTCCGCTTTTAATTACAAATATTGTTTTTGTAATTCCAGGTACTATTCTTGGTGAAACTGGTCTTGCTTTTATTGGTCTTTCATTACCGAATGTTCCAACTTTAGGAAATGCAATTAATTCAGGAATTCCAATTGTAACCTTGTATCCTCGCTATGTTTTAATTCCTTCATTCTTTTTAATTTTGTTAACTTCGTCAATTCAAATGATCGGAAATTCAGTTCAAGACGCTCTAAGGAGGCAAAGATAA